AGTACCTGTACCAGGCTCACGATTTCTTCGAAAAACATGGAGCATTAGCTGTTATTATGGCAAGATTCTTACCCGTTGTGAGAACTTTTACACCCATTGTAGCAGGTATTGTAAAAATGGATAAAAAAGAGTTTTTAAGAGATAATGTTATTGGTGCTGTTTTATGGTCATTCATTTTGATCTTTGCAGGACATTACCTGGACAAGCTTTTTATGGAGCAGTTTGGAATCAACTTAAAACAAAAACTGGAATACATCATTATTGTAATCGTATTGGTAACTACACTTCCGGTCATCTTCAAGTTTGTTTTTGGAAAAAAAGAAGATCTTTCTAAAAAATATGAAGATCAGGACTTTGAATAAATAAGAAATTCAATCAAGAATATAGAGCCGTCTTAATAGTGAGATGGCTTTTTTATTATTTGTAAATAAGTTTTTTTAACGCAAAGATTAATTTTTATAGAGTATTATTGTAAGAAGGCAAAGAACGGAATCAATGAAATTGATTCTTTCTAAGCGGATGTATATATTCATTAAGCTTCATTAGAGACTGTCTCAAAAGTCAAACAATCTGACTTTTGTCATTCTGACGAAGGAAGAATCTCATTGATAACCAAACACATGAGATTCTTCGCTGCATTTCAGAACTTTGTTCGCAGACTTTCAGTCTGTGTTCAGAATGACACTTTTGAGACAGCCTCTTCTCTTTGCCACTTAAAAATAAAACAGTGGATTATTTATCCTTTGCGTTTAATAGAAGAAGTTATAAACTTCTATTTTCTGACCCACTCCAGAATATTCGGATAGATAATACTGTCTCTTTTTCTTTTACTGAAAAATCTTGGCGCATGCCCGGCACCTTTCATAAAAATGAATTTATGTGGAACTTTCATCTGGGTAAGCGCTGAGTCCATAGCAATTCCCTGATGCTGGTTAACCAGAAAATCATTATTTCCTTGAAATAGGAGAGTAGGAACATTTGTAATATTGGCAATAGGACTTGCTTCTTTAAAGTTTTCAGATATGTTTTTCCGGTCAAATTTAGTCCCAACTACCTTTTGAAAAGTAGGAGAAGTGTATTTGGAATAAAAGGATTTTAGATACTCTGAACTGTAAAAATCTGTAGGACCGCTTAAAGAAATAATTTTTTTAATCTGCTCAGGATGCTGATACCCGTAAAGAAGAGATAAATGACCACCGGCACTTTCCCCCAGAAGAATATAATTGTTGGGCAGAAGCTCAGCTTTTTCTGCTAAAGAATTGAATTTTTCAATAGCAAGACCAATATCTTCAAGCTGTTGTTTATAAGTGACTTTTTCTTTGGTTGAAACAAACCTGTAATTCATATTGATACTCGGAATGTTGTTTTGGAAAAGCATTTTCTGAACCTGGATCATATGTTCTTTTTTACCTAAAGTCCAGGCTCCACCGTGAACGAGAAGAACTACAGGAGCATCTTTAGCATAGTCTTTAGGCAGAAAAATATCCATTTTCTGTCTTTTATGCTCGCCGTATTTCAGGTTATAAATTTTCTGCTGGCCTCCGGGCCCCACCCATACTCTGAATTTTGTATTACAGGACTGCAGGAGAAAACCAATGCATCCCATGACGAAAAAGTGATATCTGAGTACGAATTTTTTCATTACTTAAATTTACAAAAAAATCTATTGATTATGGAGCTGTAAGTGCGTATCATTAGAGTTTTTCAGCTGTTTTGGAAGAAAGGCCTTTTTTAATCATAATAACCCCCTTTTCTCCATCTTTGAAAATGAAAGAAATCTCGGAGTCATCATTCTGCAGGAAGAAGACGTCTTCTTTTTCAGCATGCATTCTTATTTTGGGATTCTTATTGTTCTGAATAAAAAGCTGACCGTTTTCATCCAAAATATGAATAATACTGTCATCTGAGAGCTGGTAATCACCCACATATTTTTTAAGGACATCAGGACTCAATATTACTTCTTTCTTAGGTTGAGGAAGAGTGTAAGGCTGATTTAAAAGAGCTGCTAAAATAGTATTTCCCGCTTTCTCCAGCTTTTTACTGGTGATATTGTTCAAAAGGATAATGCAGAGGTCATCATCAGGAAGCATCGCAAAATAGCTCGTGGAACCTTCTATATTTCCACCATGGTTGATGAGCTTTTTACCGTAAAGATCATCAATAAACCAACCATAGCCATAACCGCTGAGAAAAGGAGTAGTAGCCTTTTTAAATGCTTCTTTGGAAATAATTTTATAATCTCTCAATCCTAAATAATAGTTGTAAAGATCTTCAACAGTACTGTAGATTTGACCCGCAGGTCCGGTTAATGTAGAATTCCAGACGTCTGTTCTTTCCTGTTTTGTTTTTGAAATATAGGAATAAGGAACCGTTTTGTACGGACTTTTCAGAGCCAGATAATTAAAGCCTGTATGTGACATCTTCAGAGGATCTAAAATGATTTTTCTTACTGCATTTTCATAAGAAAGTCCGGTTATCTTTTCAATGATGAGCCCCAGTATAATATAGCCTGAATTGGTATAGGAAAATTGAGTACCGGGTTCAAAATCCAGTGGTTCATTTTTAAAAAAGGAAAGTTCCTGATCTTTGGTTATAGATTTTCCCGTGAGAAGCAAGCTGAAAAATTCCTTATTGCGCAGTATTTCATAAATTCCGGACGTGTGGGTAAGGAGATGTTCAATGGTAATTTCATTTCCTCTGGGATAATCGGGAATAAACTTTGAGACAGGATCTTTAAAAGAAAGTTTCCCTTCTTCATTTAGCTTTACAATAACCAGGGCAGTGAATGATTTGGTTAAAGAAGCAATCTGATATACGCTTTTGTTCTGATTGGAGGTTTTCTTTTCGGCATCTTGCCAGCCGTATGATTTTTCGAAAATGTTTTTATTTTGATAATGAACGAAAGCAGTTCCGTTAAACTTATTAATTCCTGCAAATTCTTTTATAATGGCGTCTATTTCTTCTTTCTTCTTTTCCTGATTAAGGCTGCTTAGACTTGTCTGATTTTGAGCTTTTAAAGAAAAGAATGGACTGAACAGACAAAATAAACATCCCAAAGTAAAAATATGAAATTGAGGTCGCATAGTATCAGGTTTTAAAACGGTTAAAAATAAGCATATTTTTGCTCATTTTTTTAAGAACTAAAGGTTTTCAGCATATCGTCTCAAAGAATTATTGTATCTGGGCAAATGTTTTGATAGTGCTTTTAATGCTAAGGATAAAGCTTCTTTGTGTTCTCCGGCTGAAGAAAGGGACAGTGCTAAAAAAGAATCCACTGCATCATCCAGTTCATCAGAATAATTTGCTTTTTCTTCCCTTAAAATCCGGATGCTTTCTTCTGTTTTTCCATTATTTCTTAACGTGCTTGCCAGCTGAATTCTCGCTCTTCTTCTTCGCAAACCTGTTAATCCCTTTTCCAATGCAGATCTGTACAAAGGTTCGGCTTCCTTTTCATGTCCGGTAGAATCAAAAGCACAAGCTTTTTCAAAATCAGCAATGGCTTGTGAATCTTCAGTCGTAAGCAAATCTACATGCTCTTTGATCTGCTGAATAAACGCTTCACTGCTTATTGTTCCCAGTTTAAGCCAGATATTTTGCAATTGAGTTTCCCAGTTTTGATCCATTAATTAGATTTTGAACAAAGATATAAAATATTGAAAGTGAAGCATTGCTTTACTATTCTTATAATTTTCAAAATTATTGTCAGATTATGAATCCAAAAACGGAATTAAATATTTATTTTTGCTGGACTTAACAAAGATTAAAAAAATATTAAAATATGGCATCAGGCTTTTTTGCAATTTTGGATGATATTGCAGCATTGATGGATGATGTAGCGGTTACCAGTAAGGTTGCTACCCAAAAGACTGCAGGAATTTTAGGAGACGACCTGGCTGTAAATGCAGAAAAAGCCACAGGCTTTCTTTCTTCAAGGGAAATTCCGGTTTTATGGGCAATTACAAAAGGTTCTTTTATCAATAAACTGATTATTCTGCCTATCGTCTTTTTACTTAATTGGCTGTATGCTCCGGCTATTAATTATGTATTGATCCTTGGAGGATTTTATCTGGCTTTTGAAGGCGTTGAAAAAGTAATAGAGTTTCTTTTTCACCGTGACAAAAAGGGCCATGAAGTGATAGAGGAAATTGAAGAAGACGAAAAAAGTTCTGAAGAAATTGAAAAAGAGAAAGTAAAATCGGCAATTACAACTGATTTTATTTTATCAATAGAGATCGTTATTATTGCTTTAGGAACAGTATTGGAAGAAAGTCATCCTTTCATTACACAGATTTTAGTAACGAGCCTGGTTGCATTTATTGCTACTGTTGGAGTGTATGGAATTGTAGCTTTGATTGTAAGAATGGATGATGCGGGGTTTAAATTAATAAAGAAAAGTAACGATAAAGGTTTTTTCGGGAGGCTTGGACATCTGTTAGTGAAGGCTTTACCTATTGTTATTAAAATATTAGGAGTTGTAGGAACAATTGCTTTAATAATGGTTGCCGGCGGAATTTTTCTGCATAGGATTGAATTTTTCCATGGTATACTTCCAACTTGGCCAGATGTTTTGAAAGAGCTTACGCTGGGTATTGTTGGCGGATTGGTAGCGGTTGCTGTATTTACGTTAGGAAAAGGAGTTTATTCTTTAGCGACAAAAAAATAAAACAGAATTAGAATTAAATAACCAAAAAAATCCTGTGCTCCAGAGAGTGCAGGATTTTTTATGATCAGGCTCAAATATAATTTTGAAATATTAAACTTTGAATCTTGAGCCTTGAACTTTAAACAAAAAAAAGAGACTTTTTACAAGTCTCTTTTCTATATTAATTGAATAAATCTTTTACTTTATCAAAAAAAGTTTTTTCTTTTCCGGATGGTTCTGCAACCATTTCTCCGCTGGACATCTGCTTTTCAAAGAAGTCTTTCTGGTCTTTGGTAAGCTTCTGCGGAGTCCAAACATTGATGTGGATGAACATATCTCCTTTACCATAACTGTCAATGCTTGGAAGTCCTTTTCCGGCTAATCTTAAGATTTTTCCAGACTGTGTTCCCGGATCAACAGTAATTTTTACTTTTCCACCTACTGTAGGAATTTCTTTTTTAGTTCCTAAAGCAGCTTCTGCAAATGAAACATACAGTTCCTGGTGAAGATTGTCACCTTCTCTCTTGATCACTTGATCTACTTCCTCTTCAATAATAACCAACAGGTCTCCCGGAACGCCTCCAAACGGAGCATCATTTCCTTTTCCTCTTACATTAAGCTGGATACCGTCTCTTGCTCCTGCCGGAATATTGATCGTGATTTCCTCTTCATCCTTGATAAGACCCTGCGCGTTGGCTCCTGCAGGAATTTTGTCAGCAACTTTTCCAATTCCCTGACAAGTACCACAGGTTGTCTGAGTCTGCATTTGACCAAACATGGTATTCATTACTTTTAACTGAACACCGGAACCGTTACAGGTAGGGCATGTTTTTGAAGTGGCACCTTCTGCCATCTTCATTTTTTTAACTTTGATGGTTTTCTGAGTACCGTTTACCATTTCCTCAAGGTTCAGCTTGATTCTGATTCTTAAATTAGAACCTTTCACCTGCTGACGGCCTCCGCCACCACCACCGAATCCTCCGAAACCACCACCGAAAATATCTCCAAACTGGCTGAAAATATCTTCCATGTTCATTCCGCCTCCGAAGCCTCCGCCTCCGAAACCACCGTTTCCGCCTACTCCGGCATGACCGAACTGGTCGTATCTAGCACGTTTCTGATCATCGCTTAAAACTTCGTAAGCTTCAGCAGCTTCTTTGAATTTTTCTTCGGCCTCTTTATCCCCTGGATTTTTATCCGGGTGGAATTTGATGGCCATTTTACGGTATGCTTTTTTTATTTCGTCGGCGGATGCAGATTTGCTGATCTCAAGAACCTCGTAATAATCTCTTTTTGACATGACAATTTTATAATTGATTATTGATAAATGATAAAAGATATTGTAAAGTTAATAAGTGAAATATTCATCTGTTATCACTCATCATTTATCATTTATGAATTTTAATTTCCTGTTACTACTTTTGCAAAACGGATTACTTTATCACCTAAAATATATCCTGTTTCAATAACGTCTACGATTTTTCCTTTCAAATCTTCCGATGGAGCAGGGATCTGAGTAATCGCTTCATGGAAATCAACATCAAAGCTGTCACCAGCTTTTACTTCCATTGTTTTTAAGCCTTTTTCGGTAAGTTTATTTTTGAATTTCTGATAGATCAGTTCTACACCTTGTAGGTCGGCCGGATTTCCGTTTTTAGCGATCTCTTTTAATGCTCTTTCAAAATCATCTAAAACCCCTAACATTGAAACCATCATCTCCTGGTTAGCGTATTGGAAGAATTCCATCTTCTCTTTGCTCGTTCTTTTTTTATAGTTTTCGAATTCAGCATACAATCTGATGTAACGGTCTTTTTCTTCTGCCAAAAGTTCTTCTGGAGAAGGAGCAGCTGTCACATTGTCCTGAGACGTTGCGTCATTCTGAACATTGTTTTCTTCCTGATTATTGATGCTTTCTTCGTTAATATCCTGGTTTTCCATAATTCAATATTTATTTAATGATTGTTTGACAAAGAGCCTGCCAAATCTAAAATCAGGACATTAAGGCAGAAAAAGGAGTAATGGTGAATTGTGAATACGTCAATGCGCTTCGCTTGTGAATTTTGAGTAGCATAAGTTTAAAACTTGACTTGCGAAGCAAAAATTGACCATTGACTAATATTTAAGTTGGATGTGTCAATCAGTTGCGCTTGTGAATTTATCCTGGTGTAGGATTAAAAATTCACTTTGCGAAGCAAAAGTTCACTATTGACTATTCACTTTACGAAGTAAACGTCTGATAGAGTAGATACAGGTTTAAAACAATGATAATAATGGAAATAATCCAAACACAGACTTTAAGAAATGGTTTGTTGACAAATTCGCCCATTTTAGCTTTATCATTGGTAAACATCACCAATGGAACTACTGCAAAACTAAGCTGCATAGATAGAATTACCTGGCTTAAAACCAATAATTCGGTTGTTCCCTGCTCGCCATAAAGAATAGCAACTATCAGTGCCGGAATTACGGCAATAAGTCTTGTGATCAGTCTTCTCAACCATGGTTTTAATCTGATATTCAAAAAACCTTCCATTACAATTTGTCCTGCAAGTGTTCCTGTCAATGTAGAATTTTGTCCTGAGGCCAGCAAAGCAATTGCAAATGCAATACTCGCCATGGAAGCACCTAAAATTGGGGTCAACATTTTATACGCATCATGAATATCCGCGACATGCTCGTTCCCTGTAGTATGGAATGTAGCGGCAGCCAGAATAAGGATTGCCGCATTAATGAAGAAAGCCAGCATCAGGGAAACAGTACTGTCTAGGGTTGCAAATTTTATGGCTTCCTTTTTTCCCTCCTTATCACGGGTATAATCTCTGGTCTGTACAATGCTGCTGTGCAGATACAGGTTGTGGGGCATTACCGTGGCTCCTAAAATCCCGATAGCAATATAAAGCATGGCAGGATTCTGAATGATTTCCTTCTGTGGAACCAAACCTCCCAGAATTTCATTAAAAGCAGGCTGTGAAATAATAATTTCGTATACGAAACATGCCAGAATAATGAAGATAAGTCCTCCTACAATACTTTCAATCCATCGGAAACCTTTGGACTGAAGTAAAAGGATAATTAAAACATCTACTGTGGTAATAACAATTCCCCAGGTTAAAGGAATATGGAATAATAAGTTTAATGCAATAGCAGAACCAATGACCTCGGCGAGATCACAGGCAGCAATAGCTATTTCGCAGAATATCCAAAGTATAAAATTGGTAGTGGGACTGAAATGGTCTCTACATGCCTGTGCCAAATCCCTTTCTGCAACTACGCCCAATTTTACAGATAAATGTTGCAAAACCATCGCGAAAATATTAGAAATAAGGATCACAGAAAGCAGGGTATACCCGAACTGAGCTCCTCCTGCTATATCTGTTGCCCAGTTTCCGGGGTCCATATATCCTACGGCAATCATCAGGCCGGGACCTGCGAATGCCAGATATTTCCTCCAGAAAGTTGCATTTTTTGGAACTTTTATAGAAGAATAAACCTCTGATAGAGAATGATTTGTTTTATCTTTTCGCCAGGCGCTTTTTATATTGAAACTCATAAATGTTAGAAATGACTAACAAATTTAATTAAATAAATGTAAACAGAAGAATTAAGGCATAAAAAAATCCCGGAAATTACTTCCCGGGATCTAATTTTTATTAAGTCTAAAGATTATTTCGCAAATCTGATAGACATTTTTCTGTCAGCGGCTCTTTCAGCATCTGAAGCTTTTGCATCTACTTTAGCAAATTGACTTCCGTAACCGTCAGCAGCAATTACCTGTGCACCAACTCCAGCTTTAGCTAAAGCAGCTTTAATGAATTCAGCTCTTGCTTTTGACAATTTTACGTTAGAAGCTTCGTTTCCTGTTTTATCAGTATAACCTCCCACTTTGATTTTTGCTTCAGGGAAAGCTTTAAGGATAACCACTAAGTTATCCAGCTGTCCTTGAGAACCTGCTTCAAGCTCAGTAGAACTTCCCATTTTGAAATTTACATGGTCAAAATCGTACCACTTGTCTTTCAATGCAGAATCATCAGCCGCATTTTTGTAACCGCCAGATTTCAGGAATGAAATCATCTGATCTTCCATACCACCTTTATAACCTTTTAACATTACTCCGTTAAGCTCAATGTCTTCATCGGTTTTAGCAGTGGTAGCAGCTGGTGTTGCTGTAGTAGCCGTAGCCGCTGTATCTGTAGTAGAACTTGTAGAAGCGGAGTCAGACGTAGTGGTAGTTGTAGTAGTTGTCTGTTTTTTCTCACACTGCTTCCATAAGAAATACGCAGCTGCGATCAATAATAAAAGCGGAAGCAACCATTTCCAGATTGAACCTCCGCCTTGATTATTGTTGTTGTTATTTTCAAATCTTTCTCTTACTTCTCTGGCTCCTTCAGATACATTTTCTCTAGCTGTAGCTACACCTTCTGCGATGTTATCTTTAGCTGTAGAAGTTACCGAAGAAACAGTTTCCTTCGCCTGGCCAAACCAATTTTCAGCTCCTAATCCAAAGGAAGCCAAAGAAAGACCTGCAGGCAGTAAAGACGAAATAATGCCTTTCTGATCGTTCAGTAAGCTGGAAATACCTGAAGCACCCAAATTATTGTCTGCTGCATATTTTCCTACTGTACCTACCGTAGCTCCAGTCACCAGGTTTAACAAAGAACCTGCAGTGGTGTTGCTGACTCCTGAAAAACTAGCAATGGAATTAACTAATCCACTTACTTTATCTCCGAAAATTGAAGATAACAAGGTAGAGATGATAGGATTACTAGACGCCCCGCCTAATAAATTTCCTAAAATTCCACTTGAAGAGGCTTGTGTAATAGCATCCACAACGCCAGGCTTATCTGCATTATTGGCTAATCCACCTACTACAGCAGGTAATAATCCGCCAATTGCTTTAGAAATACCGGATTCACTTTCTCCAAACTGCGATGCAGCCTGTGAAACCAATGCGGGACCTAATTGTCCTTTAATTAAATCAATGACATTTAAAGACATAATAAATAAATTTTTTTGATTAATGTTGACATAAATTTAAACAAAAATCCGTCCAAACGTCATTTTTTTTGAATATTTCTTTAAACTTTAATGATTTTACTCTAAATTATTAAAATTTTTAATAAGCTTTTGCGAATAATACACGTCTCTTAGAAGGTTTTCCGGAAATCAAAGAAATCCCTGCTTCTACATCATCATCCAAAGGAATACATCTGATTGTTGCCTTCGTTTCATCTTTAATTTGCTCTTCTTCTTCAGCGGTTCCGTCCCAATGAGCATAAATGAACCCTCCTTTTTCTTCCAAAACTTTTTTGAACTCTTCGTAAGTATCTACTTTTGTGATATTATTTTTTCTGAATTCAAAAGCTTTATTATAGATATCCTGCTGAATCGTTTTCAATAACTCTTCAATGTAAGTATCAAGACCGTCAATAGAACGAATTTCTTTCGTCAGGTTATCTCTTCTTGCAATTTCCACAGATTTATTTTCAAGATCTCTTGGTCCCATTGCAATTCTTACAGGAACTCCTTTCAATTCATACTCTGCGAATTTCCAGCCTGGTTTGTTCTGAGTGTCATTGTCGAACTTCACAGAAATACCTTTTGCTCTCAGTTTAGCCTGAATATCCAAAGCCACTTCACTGATTTGCTCTAACTGCTCTTCTCCTTTAAAAATTGGAACAATTACTACCTGAATTGGTGCCAAAGTAGGAGGTAGTACCAATCCGAAATCATCAGAATGAGTCATAATTAAAGCTCCCATCAGACGGGTTGAAGTACCCCATGAGGTAGCCCATGCATGTTCAATTTTTCCTTCTTTGTTGGTGAATTTTACATCAAATGCTTTTGCGAAATTCTGTCCTAAGAAGTGAGATGTTCCTGCCTGTAAAGCTTTTCCATCCTGCATTAATGCTTCTATACAATAGGTTTCATCAGCTCCTGCAAATCTTTCAGATGGCGTTTTCAATCCCTGAATTACCGGCATAGCCATAAAGTTTTCAGCAAAATCTGCATATACTTTATTCATCTTTTCTGCTTCTTCAATAGCTTCATCTTTGGTAGCGTGGGCAGTGTGCCCTTCCTGCCACAAGAATTCTGCAGTTCTTAAGAAAAGACGTGTTCTCATTTCCCAACGAACCACATTCGCCCATTGGTTGATCAATATCGGTAAGTCTCTGTAAGACTGAATCCAGTTTTTGTAAGTATTCCAGATAATTGCTTCTGAAGTAGGACGAACGATAAGTTCTTCTTCCAGTTTCGCATCCGGATCTACAATCAGTTTGGATGGATTGTCCGGATCTGTTTTTAATCTGTAGTGGGTAACAACAGCGCATTCTTTTGCAAAACCTTCTGCATTCTTTTCCTCTGCCTCAAACAAGCTCTTGGGCACAAAAAGCGGGAAGTATGCGTTAACGTGACCTGTTTCTTTGAACTTTTTATCCATTTCATCACGCATTTTTTCCCAGATTGCATAGCCATACGGTTTGATCACCATACATCCACGCACGCCTGAGTTTTCAGCTAAATCAGCTTTTACAACCAGCTCATTATACCATTTGCTGTAATCTTCGCTTCTTGAGGTTAATTTTGCCATTATTTTTTTAAATTTTTTTAACTTTTGTACATTATTGTTATCTAAAAATAAAAATCTATTTTTGATAGATTTTTTTACCAGTGTTTGGTACATTTTTGGTACAGATTGCAAATATAATTTAAATTAAAAATTTTTACGTTATCATGAAAAGAAATATACATAAAAATTTGTTTGGTCTGCTAAGATCCAAAGGGGTGTTGGCAATATCAGGCGGATTATTACTTGTGTCTTGTGGTGCTCAGATGGGAGGGTATAGCGAGACAGACGGGGTGTATTACGACCCCAATAAGGATACGCTACCTGAAGGAGTTATCATTAATGATAGCGGAAACAGAGTAGGAGAATATTATGACTACTATCAGGATTCTAATGTGATTCAGAATGCACAGGCAAATTCCAGAGAACAGCAA
The nucleotide sequence above comes from Chryseobacterium sp. 7. Encoded proteins:
- a CDS encoding DedA family protein: MEDFNSWKDLLNPEFYIKMGGFWLILFIVFAETGLFVGFFLPGDSLLFVSGIYAVEIIKETFGSTGSDFLDTTLLASGVALAAVIGNEVGYYFGRKAGPALYKRPDSMLFKKKYLYQAHDFFEKHGALAVIMARFLPVVRTFTPIVAGIVKMDKKEFLRDNVIGAVLWSFILIFAGHYLDKLFMEQFGINLKQKLEYIIIVIVLVTTLPVIFKFVFGKKEDLSKKYEDQDFE
- a CDS encoding alpha/beta hydrolase, with protein sequence MKKFVLRYHFFVMGCIGFLLQSCNTKFRVWVGPGGQQKIYNLKYGEHKRQKMDIFLPKDYAKDAPVVLLVHGGAWTLGKKEHMIQVQKMLFQNNIPSINMNYRFVSTKEKVTYKQQLEDIGLAIEKFNSLAEKAELLPNNYILLGESAGGHLSLLYGYQHPEQIKKIISLSGPTDFYSSEYLKSFYSKYTSPTFQKVVGTKFDRKNISENFKEASPIANITNVPTLLFQGNNDFLVNQHQGIAMDSALTQMKVPHKFIFMKGAGHAPRFFSKRKRDSIIYPNILEWVRK
- a CDS encoding serine hydrolase domain-containing protein, with product MRPQFHIFTLGCLFCLFSPFFSLKAQNQTSLSSLNQEKKKEEIDAIIKEFAGINKFNGTAFVHYQNKNIFEKSYGWQDAEKKTSNQNKSVYQIASLTKSFTALVIVKLNEEGKLSFKDPVSKFIPDYPRGNEITIEHLLTHTSGIYEILRNKEFFSLLLTGKSITKDQELSFFKNEPLDFEPGTQFSYTNSGYIILGLIIEKITGLSYENAVRKIILDPLKMSHTGFNYLALKSPYKTVPYSYISKTKQERTDVWNSTLTGPAGQIYSTVEDLYNYYLGLRDYKIISKEAFKKATTPFLSGYGYGWFIDDLYGKKLINHGGNIEGSTSYFAMLPDDDLCIILLNNITSKKLEKAGNTILAALLNQPYTLPQPKKEVILSPDVLKKYVGDYQLSDDSIIHILDENGQLFIQNNKNPKIRMHAEKEDVFFLQNDDSEISFIFKDGEKGVIMIKKGLSSKTAEKL
- a CDS encoding tetratricopeptide repeat protein, giving the protein MDQNWETQLQNIWLKLGTISSEAFIQQIKEHVDLLTTEDSQAIADFEKACAFDSTGHEKEAEPLYRSALEKGLTGLRRRRARIQLASTLRNNGKTEESIRILREEKANYSDELDDAVDSFLALSLSSAGEHKEALSLALKALSKHLPRYNNSLRRYAENL
- a CDS encoding DUF808 family protein, coding for MASGFFAILDDIAALMDDVAVTSKVATQKTAGILGDDLAVNAEKATGFLSSREIPVLWAITKGSFINKLIILPIVFLLNWLYAPAINYVLILGGFYLAFEGVEKVIEFLFHRDKKGHEVIEEIEEDEKSSEEIEKEKVKSAITTDFILSIEIVIIALGTVLEESHPFITQILVTSLVAFIATVGVYGIVALIVRMDDAGFKLIKKSNDKGFFGRLGHLLVKALPIVIKILGVVGTIALIMVAGGIFLHRIEFFHGILPTWPDVLKELTLGIVGGLVAVAVFTLGKGVYSLATKK
- the dnaJ gene encoding molecular chaperone DnaJ; translation: MSKRDYYEVLEISKSASADEIKKAYRKMAIKFHPDKNPGDKEAEEKFKEAAEAYEVLSDDQKRARYDQFGHAGVGGNGGFGGGGFGGGMNMEDIFSQFGDIFGGGFGGFGGGGGGRQQVKGSNLRIRIKLNLEEMVNGTQKTIKVKKMKMAEGATSKTCPTCNGSGVQLKVMNTMFGQMQTQTTCGTCQGIGKVADKIPAGANAQGLIKDEEEITINIPAGARDGIQLNVRGKGNDAPFGGVPGDLLVIIEEEVDQVIKREGDNLHQELYVSFAEAALGTKKEIPTVGGKVKITVDPGTQSGKILRLAGKGLPSIDSYGKGDMFIHINVWTPQKLTKDQKDFFEKQMSSGEMVAEPSGKEKTFFDKVKDLFN
- a CDS encoding nucleotide exchange factor GrpE, with the translated sequence MMENQDINEESINNQEENNVQNDATSQDNVTAAPSPEELLAEEKDRYIRLYAEFENYKKRTSKEKMEFFQYANQEMMVSMLGVLDDFERALKEIAKNGNPADLQGVELIYQKFKNKLTEKGLKTMEVKAGDSFDVDFHEAITQIPAPSEDLKGKIVDVIETGYILGDKVIRFAKVVTGN
- a CDS encoding Nramp family divalent metal transporter, which encodes MSFNIKSAWRKDKTNHSLSEVYSSIKVPKNATFWRKYLAFAGPGLMIAVGYMDPGNWATDIAGGAQFGYTLLSVILISNIFAMVLQHLSVKLGVVAERDLAQACRDHFSPTTNFILWIFCEIAIAACDLAEVIGSAIALNLLFHIPLTWGIVITTVDVLIILLLQSKGFRWIESIVGGLIFIILACFVYEIIISQPAFNEILGGLVPQKEIIQNPAMLYIAIGILGATVMPHNLYLHSSIVQTRDYTRDKEGKKEAIKFATLDSTVSLMLAFFINAAILILAAATFHTTGNEHVADIHDAYKMLTPILGASMASIAFAIALLASGQNSTLTGTLAGQIVMEGFLNIRLKPWLRRLITRLIAVIPALIVAILYGEQGTTELLVLSQVILSMQLSFAVVPLVMFTNDKAKMGEFVNKPFLKVCVWIISIIIIVLNLYLLYQTFTS
- a CDS encoding OmpA family protein gives rise to the protein MSLNVIDLIKGQLGPALVSQAASQFGESESGISKAIGGLLPAVVGGLANNADKPGVVDAITQASSSGILGNLLGGASSNPIISTLLSSIFGDKVSGLVNSIASFSGVSNTTAGSLLNLVTGATVGTVGKYAADNNLGASGISSLLNDQKGIISSLLPAGLSLASFGLGAENWFGQAKETVSSVTSTAKDNIAEGVATARENVSEGAREVRERFENNNNNNQGGGSIWKWLLPLLLLIAAAYFLWKQCEKKQTTTTTTTTSDSASTSSTTDTAATATTATPAATTAKTDEDIELNGVMLKGYKGGMEDQMISFLKSGGYKNAADDSALKDKWYDFDHVNFKMGSSTELEAGSQGQLDNLVVILKAFPEAKIKVGGYTDKTGNEASNVKLSKARAEFIKAALAKAGVGAQVIAADGYGSQFAKVDAKASDAERAADRKMSIRFAK
- the proS gene encoding proline--tRNA ligase: MAKLTSRSEDYSKWYNELVVKADLAENSGVRGCMVIKPYGYAIWEKMRDEMDKKFKETGHVNAYFPLFVPKSLFEAEEKNAEGFAKECAVVTHYRLKTDPDNPSKLIVDPDAKLEEELIVRPTSEAIIWNTYKNWIQSYRDLPILINQWANVVRWEMRTRLFLRTAEFLWQEGHTAHATKDEAIEEAEKMNKVYADFAENFMAMPVIQGLKTPSERFAGADETYCIEALMQDGKALQAGTSHFLGQNFAKAFDVKFTNKEGKIEHAWATSWGTSTRLMGALIMTHSDDFGLVLPPTLAPIQVVIVPIFKGEEQLEQISEVALDIQAKLRAKGISVKFDNDTQNKPGWKFAEYELKGVPVRIAMGPRDLENKSVEIARRDNLTKEIRSIDGLDTYIEELLKTIQQDIYNKAFEFRKNNITKVDTYEEFKKVLEEKGGFIYAHWDGTAEEEEQIKDETKATIRCIPLDDDVEAGISLISGKPSKRRVLFAKAY